The DNA segment GCACCGTTAAGCTCAACTGTAGTCCGTCATTTCGCAGTGAATCTTTCACATCACGCACAAACGCTGTGAACTGTTCCTTGTGGAGGGCAGCATTGGTGTCCACAACGAAATCCCCAGTGAATAGCTTCTTGATACTCTTCCAAGTGGCACCAAGACCGCTGTGCACCTTCCTCGGCTTATTGCGTGGGAATTGGAATGCAAGATCGAGGCCATCAAAGTTGTGGTTCTTCACAAGGGAGAAGGCCGTCTGAATGAAGCCTGCCTGACGCACTTTTCCGCCCTCAAGCAGTTCAATATACTTATCGGGATGATCGGCATCGATATCATAATCACCGCCCACACTCAGCAGCACTTTGAGGTGTTTGTACTTGTTCTTCAGGGATGTGATTTCATCGAATTGATGCTTGTACACATCGAGGTTCTCGTTCAAACTGTACGCCTGATAGTTGTCGCCGCGTATTCCCAGATAGCCGTAGACCAAATGCGAACAGAACTGTAGAGCGATCTCTAAGTCTGGATTTAGTAGCTTGCCCAGACCTGCGAATGGGATTATTGTCACAAGTTTGTTAAGTGTAATTTGTGTAAAATTGCCCGCACTTTCAATCTGAGAATGAGATTCAGAATGAGAATGGATATGTGGGACTGCAATCAAATGACCCCCACTGTTGTCAGTGGTGTCTTTGCCCACAACGTATTGTGATCATTGCCTCGCTGTGACTCAATTTAgactgaacaacaacaaacttgtTGAAATGATATGTATATTGAGAAATTTATCGTTTGCTTGAAGTGCGCACAGTTGCCTGAGAGTTTGCATAAATGCggcaataaattttgaaataagatttccactgcttattaataaatatattaaagcgTATCAAAAGTATAAATCGAATGTGTTACTTATTActtttgttctgtttttggcattacttaaatacatttatccAATGCGACTGCCATTTGGTTCCACTGTGCGTTGTGGCGTCCTCGAGTCATTCACTTGTTTGGTCTCCAACAGAGCAATGTTGCTGCGGCAGTTGTCGCGTTGGACTCGCTGAGAGTTGTACACTCAGATTTCGCTTCAAAGTGCGTGGTatctgtttgttttctttcgttcatttactttgttttaaatattaaaagcgcttttgttgtattgttggTAAGTCAACTTCTAGAATCTAGATCttgcaattcaaattcttgttttgttttctattcaCTACACTATTTGtttgtaacaacaacattaagcAAGCTTGGAGTTCGTtttagagagcgagagacgcGACTCGATTCTCTCTCTCGTAAAGCTTCAATGATAAGCCACTGACCTCCAGACCTGTCTAGTAATCGTAAGCTGCGAGTCTGCCTTGGCGTTGGCTACGTGATagcttttttaattgaattagaaTTCTCAGAACGGTTTGTTTTGTGTGAGTTGACATAAATTtgtgaatatacatatatgtatgcactCTATATGTTTTGCATTGGGGCACTGTGCTAATATTATAAGTGTGGCTGAAGAAAACAGgaattttgtgaattaaaaatgcaaaaaagaacaaagaaCTCAATCAATTATATAAGAACAGCTTCTGTGTTAACTTATAAATACACAGAATAATCTCAAATTCAgagtattttgcatttttaatttctcctAATTCtaattaatgatttttattgattttattgattcaAATGAACAATATTTTAGATAATCAGAGCTGCATTTATTGTTCATGTTATACGAATACTTTgatgttatttaaattgcaactttttgaaatgcatatattattatataatatttaacgTCATAATTCTGGTTATTTCGCTTTTGATTACGtcgaaatatttgttaattagaAGAAAGTGAAAACTGGTTTGCCGAAATTAATTCTTGTTATTTGGATGTTATTTTCACATTATGTTATGTGCTAATGAATTAAGCATTTATTGACTGTGCCAATTGGCAAAACTTTCCTTGAATGTCAAGGTTGTGTATTGTACTTAAATTACCAATACAAATCACAATTCGATAGTGTCTTACCTTCGCGAGTGTAGCTGGCCGAATTATAGTAGCAAACCAAGTTTGAGGCTGCGTTGGTGACACTCACATGGAGACATGCGAGAAAcgcaaacaaaaccaacagcTTCATGATGCGTGAATGTTGGCAAAATACACAATAGACACGATTGGAGTTACACGACCGCAGCGTCGTTTAAATGAAATCGAACTGaagctgaaattgaaatcgaaaacgCAAAACACCGAGCGACAAAGTTGAGCTTATGAGCTGATGACGAAATCAAAAGCTTCCGCAGAGAGCAGCTCCAACAGAGTGTAATATTTTACTCAAGAAAAATTCGAATACGAATGCCTGTTTCTTGATAAGCCGCCACAAACATTTATTGAGTTGacttttatgtatattttgttgttttgtttttattgtgaaTTTAAAATCCAAGTCGTATCTTATTTAATGTCTACGATTATTCCGAGAAGTCGTTTTGTTGGTTCCTGGGACGAGCGAACCAGCTCCCAAACGATATTTGATGGTGCGCAGTACTGGGTATTGATCGCCACTGCACAAGCCACCAAAGTCATCATAGCCCAGATCGAATAGAGCAACACCTCCCAGATTGGTTTTAGCATAGTTTGTCTTGTGGGAGATGGTATCCAAATCATCGTAACTAATCCAGATGCCTGCTTCACGTCCCGTTGCTGGACGGAAAGCGTAATTCCCGAAAGCAGTGCGGTGCAACGCCGACTGATCGTCCTTTTTAACATGGTTCTCTGGATTGATCAGTTGAGAGCAAACTTCCGCAAAGCTGAGCAGACCAGCCTTCCTCGTATATGGACCTGGTGGTGCGGGACCCTCTGTGTCTGAAACGACGGGAGTGCCAGTTGTACCTGATCCACTGGTTAGTTTCCAAGCGTTGCCATAGCTGGCAACTCccaaattgattttgttggGGGCAAAACCACGGTTTAGCCAATATTGTGCCTGAAAATCAACGTTATAATGGTTCAAACGATTCTGAGCTTCCGGATTATGTAGTGAGGCTGTGTAGTCCGCTTCCTCAGGATTGCGTTCGGGTGTGAGGAAATCAAAGGCGGCCAGATTCACAATATCAACGATCTTGTTTAATGCAGGAACATCAAAGTACCCTGAAAGAGGAGATCCTTagtaaattttcataaatttcatttttttttgtgcttacAAGATGAATTGACATTGGGCAGCACGGTCAAACTTAGCAGAAATCCGCC comes from the Drosophila sulfurigaster albostrigata strain 15112-1811.04 chromosome 2L, ASM2355843v2, whole genome shotgun sequence genome and includes:
- the LOC133849535 gene encoding chitinase-like protein Idgf2, whose product is MKVLALLLALPCIFGYVTKDEPNLVCFYNSESLLREDRGQLSNKVLELGLQFCSHLIYGYAGIRGATYEAYSLNENLDIKQHQFTEVTALKRKYPKLKVLLSVGGDRDPQNDRYIELLEGGKARQAGFIQSAFALVKNYGFDGLDLSYQFPRNKPRKVHSAIGNFFKSLKKPFTGDFVVDPDANKHKDQFTTFARDIKDTLYPGGFLLSLTVLPNVNSSWYFDVPALNKIVDIVNLAAFDFLTPERNPEEADYTASLHNPEAQNRLNHYNVDFQAQYWLNRGFAPNKINLGVASYGNAWKLTSGSGTTGTPVVSDTEGPAPPGPYTRKAGLLSFAEVCSQLINPENHVKKDDQSALHRTAFGNYAFRPATGREAGIWISYDDLDTISHKTNYAKTNLGGVALFDLGYDDFGGLCSGDQYPVLRTIKYRLGAGSLVPGTNKTTSRNNRRH